From the genome of Halanaerobiales bacterium, one region includes:
- the hisIE gene encoding bifunctional phosphoribosyl-AMP cyclohydrolase/phosphoribosyl-ATP diphosphatase HisIE, which yields MNINTDDLKFNDQGLLPAILQDYKSGKVLMLAYMNKEAFQKSIKTGKATFWSRSRQKLWVKGETSGNYQYIKDMKIDCDKDTLLLFVDSAGPACHTGNESCFYRKIDEEFSETDELNENLLQENKSFYNKLYEIIVDRKENPQENSYTSSLLKKGIDRIGKKIVEEAGEVIIAGKNEDEEEIIYETADLIYHLFILLVLYDISISDIENELRERHK from the coding sequence ATGAATATAAATACAGATGATTTAAAATTTAATGATCAAGGACTTTTACCAGCAATTTTGCAGGATTATAAAAGTGGTAAAGTATTAATGTTAGCCTATATGAATAAAGAAGCATTTCAAAAATCAATTAAAACCGGTAAAGCAACTTTCTGGAGTAGATCCCGGCAGAAATTATGGGTAAAAGGGGAAACATCCGGTAATTATCAATATATTAAAGATATGAAAATTGACTGTGATAAAGATACCTTACTATTATTTGTTGATTCTGCAGGTCCAGCCTGTCATACAGGAAATGAAAGTTGTTTTTATAGAAAAATTGATGAAGAATTTTCTGAAACTGATGAGTTGAATGAAAATTTGCTACAAGAAAATAAATCTTTTTATAATAAATTGTATGAAATTATAGTAGATCGGAAAGAAAATCCACAGGAAAATTCTTATACAAGTTCACTTCTCAAAAAAGGAATAGATCGGATTGGAAAAAAAATAGTTGAAGAAGCAGGGGAAGTTATAATTGCCGGTAAAAATGAAGATGAAGAAGAAATAATTTATGAAACTGCAGATTTAATTTATCATCTATTTATTCTATTAGTTCTTTACGATATAAGCATTTCAGATATAGAAAATGAGTTAAGAGAGAGACATAAATAG
- a CDS encoding (2Fe-2S) ferredoxin domain-containing protein — protein sequence MDYSKRRASFMEISICVGSSCHLKGAHDVVDIFKKMVKKYDLEDEIHLKASFCQGRCTDGVVITVDGEFITGVNPENAREIFYNRFVDKGGDTNNGSQNECA from the coding sequence ATAGATTACAGTAAAAGGAGGGCCAGTTTTATGGAAATAAGTATTTGTGTGGGAAGCAGTTGTCATCTAAAAGGTGCCCATGATGTAGTAGATATTTTCAAAAAAATGGTAAAAAAATATGATTTAGAAGATGAAATTCATCTCAAAGCCAGTTTCTGTCAGGGAAGATGTACTGATGGAGTCGTTATAACTGTAGATGGTGAATTTATCACCGGCGTTAATCCTGAAAATGCTCGTGAAATATTTTACAATAGATTTGTTGATAAAGGTGGTGATACTAATAATGGAAGCCAAAATGAGTGTGCTTGA